In the genome of Bacteroidales bacterium, one region contains:
- a CDS encoding PorP/SprF family type IX secretion system membrane protein encodes MRTLLFYIIILSFLSSNSFGQDYALSNPFDAPILLNPANTGVQYPLRAILNYRQQWKSITNPFTTILASFDSKTFTQSNSGSSLGIGFSLANDNAGYGNLNTMNINLHLSGKVMLNDNQTLSLGICGGVMQRSIDINKLTFTDQYDGYSYNSSIGIGESFATEKRLVPDIGTGIQWSYGRGAATLSSNDAIGAQLGFAAFHVNMPNTGFQEDADKRYIRMVMHGSFSYGIKNTPFQLNPSALVEMQGPARMYFTGLLIKYRLQESSKYTGNLQNRTFNIGVFYRYGDAITSAIQLEWDMFVVGFSYDFNISMLKEISHSRGASEIFIKYIPIKKQLANRLL; translated from the coding sequence ATGAGAACATTATTATTTTATATCATAATTTTAAGCTTCTTATCATCGAATAGTTTTGGGCAGGATTATGCTTTATCAAATCCATTTGATGCTCCAATTTTGTTAAATCCTGCCAATACAGGTGTACAATATCCATTAAGAGCTATTTTGAATTATCGTCAACAATGGAAAAGTATAACTAATCCTTTTACAACTATTTTAGCTTCGTTTGATTCTAAGACCTTTACACAGAGTAATTCGGGTTCTTCATTAGGAATAGGTTTCTCTCTTGCTAATGATAATGCAGGATACGGAAACTTAAATACCATGAATATTAATTTACATTTAAGTGGAAAAGTTATGTTGAATGATAATCAGACTTTATCTTTAGGCATATGTGGTGGCGTTATGCAACGAAGTATTGATATTAATAAATTGACCTTTACTGATCAATACGATGGTTATAGTTATAATAGCTCTATTGGAATTGGTGAAAGTTTTGCAACAGAAAAGCGACTTGTGCCTGATATAGGAACTGGTATTCAATGGAGTTATGGGCGAGGAGCTGCAACTTTATCATCAAACGATGCTATTGGTGCTCAATTGGGTTTTGCTGCTTTTCATGTTAACATGCCCAATACAGGTTTTCAAGAAGATGCCGATAAACGTTATATTCGAATGGTTATGCACGGTAGTTTTTCTTATGGAATTAAAAATACTCCATTTCAACTAAATCCCAGTGCTTTAGTCGAAATGCAAGGTCCTGCTAGAATGTATTTTACAGGTTTATTAATAAAATATCGATTACAAGAATCGTCCAAATATACCGGAAACCTACAAAATAGGACTTTTAATATAGGAGTTTTTTATCGGTATGGAGATGCTATCACTTCTGCGATTCAACTTGAATGGGATATGTTTGTAGTTGGTTTTAGTTATGATTTTAATATTTCAATGTTAAAAGAAATTAGTCACAGCAGAGGAGCAAGTGAAATTTTTATTAAGTATATACCTATAAAAAAACAGCTAGCTAATAGGCTGCTTTAA
- a CDS encoding tetratricopeptide repeat protein, whose amino-acid sequence MLKNIWNRSEQYFYSNVLLLIILIVSSIFYLSILSFNFLTWDDNALIYENVYTINFGIDTLKYFFNNERFTFIPFSIFSLLYSIVGKSAFAFHFLNYIFHLINIFLVYKVLKLVIKNDKISILTTLLFAFHPLAIEPVSWASALKDIIFSFFTLLSIYCYIRYYKEKRVIFYAMFGIFTLFAAYSKIQGLLVPIILMLIYLFLNQKLDKKIIPLVLLMIMILSSSKWIFVLFILLFFSFPYFENKITSIFFKTNKQLQYKQILLLSIIFFFGIFIILFLLKIPLWSDIVSQKYSFDFYDRTLLAGKSMLLYLINILWPLNLNAVYPYPSRLPNGRLDISFYYLIFLIFIFVVSILIFLKRNKSDKDRIIFLGWFFFLVNISVFLHFLSIEGKVIIADRYIYLGRIGIFIIIAFYVEKFSKKYFLAISCIVTFCLLLISYNQMMNWKNSKSLYQSILKSNPNIAFINSNLAVEYLSENKIDSAIYYHSNAIRFDPTDASYLINRANIYLKISQLDSALNDFFKAIKLDTLKIYKHIIYAGIGDCYLKMNKDTTAWAYYSKSIAEDSLYYYPYGKRGFCYLKARKINRALRDFYQCLKLNKKDYETWNYLGELYYSLNNKKRAIKYFSISLGINPYYDIALKNRAYTCFLLNENEKSIADYSTLILLNNRNIEAYFNRGWQYAILKKYKEAYNDYDFILKLDSTNFDARINRAYASYYLNNFNEAFADFKKNVEIYPQNPFSWQHLGWFFMQQKNYQKAKECFIKSIELNPTVINSYLNIAWIDYFERNYSNSFNECIAALNINRSNKDAYFLMANIFIKQRKTIQAIKLFEIAYKLGKSEALDSLKKYKNI is encoded by the coding sequence ATGCTTAAAAATATATGGAATAGAAGTGAGCAATATTTTTATTCCAACGTATTGCTTTTAATAATTCTTATTGTAAGTTCCATTTTCTATCTATCTATATTGAGTTTTAATTTTTTAACGTGGGACGATAACGCATTAATTTATGAAAATGTTTATACAATAAATTTCGGTATAGATACATTAAAATACTTTTTCAATAATGAACGATTTACGTTTATTCCTTTTAGTATTTTTTCGCTTTTATATAGTATTGTTGGCAAGTCAGCCTTCGCTTTTCACTTTCTAAATTATATTTTTCATTTAATCAATATTTTTCTAGTTTACAAAGTTTTAAAACTCGTAATTAAAAACGATAAAATTTCAATTTTAACAACTCTTTTATTTGCCTTTCACCCTCTTGCTATTGAGCCAGTTTCTTGGGCATCCGCATTAAAGGATATTATATTTTCATTTTTCACCTTGTTATCTATATATTGTTATATTCGTTACTATAAAGAAAAAAGGGTGATTTTTTATGCAATGTTTGGCATATTTACATTATTTGCAGCATATTCAAAGATTCAAGGATTGTTAGTACCCATAATATTAATGCTCATTTATTTATTTTTAAATCAGAAGTTGGATAAAAAAATTATTCCATTAGTTCTTTTAATGATAATGATATTAAGCAGTAGCAAATGGATTTTTGTTCTATTTATTTTATTGTTCTTTAGTTTTCCATATTTTGAAAATAAAATTACATCTATCTTTTTCAAAACTAATAAGCAACTACAATATAAGCAGATATTACTATTATCCATTATATTTTTTTTTGGTATTTTTATAATTCTTTTTCTTTTAAAGATTCCACTTTGGTCTGATATTGTTTCGCAAAAATATTCATTCGATTTCTACGATAGAACCTTACTCGCCGGTAAAAGCATGTTATTATACCTTATTAATATTTTATGGCCATTAAATTTAAATGCTGTTTATCCATATCCATCCAGATTGCCTAACGGAAGGCTTGATATTTCTTTTTATTATCTAATTTTTTTGATTTTTATTTTTGTAGTCTCCATTTTAATTTTTTTAAAAAGAAATAAATCTGATAAAGACCGTATTATTTTTTTAGGTTGGTTTTTCTTTTTAGTTAATATTTCTGTATTTCTTCATTTTCTTTCTATTGAAGGAAAAGTTATAATAGCCGACCGATATATATATTTAGGAAGAATAGGTATATTTATTATAATAGCTTTTTATGTCGAAAAATTTTCAAAAAAATATTTTTTAGCTATTTCATGCATTGTAACTTTTTGCCTTTTGCTTATTAGTTATAATCAAATGATGAATTGGAAAAACTCAAAATCATTATATCAAAGTATATTAAAAAGTAATCCTAATATTGCTTTTATCAACTCTAACTTAGCTGTTGAGTATTTATCTGAAAACAAAATTGATAGTGCTATATATTATCATTCAAATGCAATTCGTTTCGATCCAACTGATGCATCTTATTTAATCAATCGAGCGAATATTTACTTAAAAATATCACAGCTAGATTCAGCATTAAACGACTTTTTTAAAGCCATAAAACTTGATACTTTAAAAATATATAAGCACATTATTTATGCGGGCATAGGAGATTGTTATTTAAAAATGAATAAAGACACAACTGCCTGGGCATATTATTCAAAATCTATAGCTGAAGATTCTTTGTATTATTATCCATACGGCAAAAGAGGTTTTTGTTACCTTAAAGCAAGAAAAATAAATCGCGCTTTACGTGATTTTTATCAATGTCTTAAATTAAATAAAAAAGATTATGAAACCTGGAACTATTTAGGTGAATTATATTATTCGTTAAACAATAAAAAAAGAGCAATAAAATATTTTAGTATTTCACTTGGTATTAATCCTTATTATGATATCGCTTTGAAAAACAGAGCATATACATGTTTTTTATTAAATGAAAACGAAAAATCGATTGCAGATTATTCTACTCTTATTCTTTTAAATAATCGAAATATTGAAGCTTATTTTAATCGTGGATGGCAATATGCAATACTAAAAAAATATAAAGAAGCATATAACGATTATGACTTTATTCTCAAATTAGACTCTACAAATTTTGATGCTAGAATCAACAGAGCTTATGCCAGTTATTATTTAAATAATTTTAATGAAGCTTTTGCCGATTTTAAGAAAAATGTTGAAATATATCCCCAAAATCCTTTTTCATGGCAACACCTAGGATGGTTTTTTATGCAACAAAAAAATTATCAAAAAGCAAAAGAATGTTTTATTAAATCTATTGAACTAAATCCAACAGTAATTAACTCATATTTAAATATTGCCTGGATTGATTATTTTGAGCGAAATTATTCAAATTCATTCAATGAATGTATTGCTGCACTTAATATTAATAGATCAAATAAGGATGCTTATTTCCTTATGGCTAATATTTTTATTAAACAAAGAAAAACCATTCAAGCAATTAAGTTATTCGAAATTGCATATAAACTCGGAAAATCAGAAGCTTTAGATTCATTAAAGAAGTATAAGAATATTTAA
- the purS gene encoding phosphoribosylformylglycinamidine synthase subunit PurS, with translation MKKFEAQIDVMPQKALLDPQGKAVMLGLYNLSFKTVKNVRVGKHIFIELEAENKAEAEKMVDEMCNKMLINPVVEYYQFTVNEV, from the coding sequence ATGAAAAAATTTGAAGCTCAAATTGATGTAATGCCTCAAAAAGCCTTGTTAGATCCACAAGGTAAGGCAGTTATGCTTGGTTTATATAACCTTTCGTTTAAAACGGTAAAAAATGTTCGTGTGGGTAAGCATATTTTTATTGAACTAGAAGCTGAAAATAAAGCAGAAGCTGAGAAAATGGTAGACGAAATGTGCAATAAAATGCTAATAAACCCTGTAGTTGAGTATTATCAATTTACAGTGAATGAGGTATAG
- the recJ gene encoding single-stranded-DNA-specific exonuclease RecJ, with product MTVPFKHWIIKPKGDAEVIKLLSEKLDIHPVLANLLTQRGIDSIEKAKSFFIPSLDDLHNPFLMKDMDLAIERIIQAFNQNENVLIYGDYDVDGTTAVSLLYSFLKKIYPHISFYIPNRYDEGYGISYKGIDYAAQHKYNLVIALDCGIKAVEKIEYARKKNVDFIICDHHLPGDIIPNAVAVLDPKRPDCKYPFKELSGCGVGFKLLQAYCIKQNIPFEQLYQYLDLVAVSIASDIVPIMGENRIIAHFGLQKLNNNPIIGLKALKDIARVGQTKLNINDIVFKIGPRINAAGRIENGTKAVELLTSETEAEARRHARDIDECNEDRKSLDQKIFQEAVEMIENDETYKHKKTTVLFNQNWHKGVIGIVASRLIEYYYRPTIILTQSNGIINGSARTVDGFDLYNAIDKCGHLLENYGGHMFAAGLSLKPEKLYTFIETFEKIVASSITDELLIPHIEIDDVLEFKDIDARFFKILHKFEPFGPGNMTPIFASYDVYDAGSGKTVGKNNEHLKLDLKQESSKNYFFPAIAFNFGYKVDELIHTKKFNVCYSIDKNEFMNKETLQLRIRDIQIPNETNEIE from the coding sequence ATGACCGTACCATTTAAACATTGGATTATAAAACCTAAGGGTGATGCTGAAGTAATAAAACTGCTTTCAGAAAAACTTGATATACATCCTGTATTAGCTAATTTGTTAACTCAAAGAGGCATAGACAGCATCGAGAAAGCAAAATCTTTTTTCATTCCCAGCTTAGACGATTTGCACAATCCATTTCTAATGAAAGATATGGATTTAGCTATTGAGCGAATTATTCAAGCATTCAACCAAAACGAAAATGTACTTATATACGGCGACTACGATGTAGATGGGACCACAGCTGTTTCGTTGTTATACTCTTTCTTAAAAAAAATATACCCACATATTTCTTTTTACATTCCAAATCGCTATGACGAAGGCTATGGTATTTCATACAAAGGGATTGATTATGCTGCCCAACATAAATATAATTTAGTAATAGCGCTAGATTGTGGTATAAAAGCTGTTGAAAAAATTGAATATGCACGCAAAAAAAATGTAGATTTTATTATTTGCGACCATCACCTTCCGGGCGATATTATTCCTAATGCAGTAGCAGTTCTCGACCCTAAACGCCCCGATTGTAAATACCCATTTAAAGAATTAAGTGGCTGCGGTGTAGGTTTTAAACTACTTCAAGCTTATTGTATTAAGCAAAATATTCCTTTTGAACAACTATACCAATACCTCGATTTGGTAGCCGTTAGTATTGCTTCCGATATTGTGCCCATTATGGGCGAAAATCGTATAATCGCTCACTTTGGCTTACAAAAATTAAATAACAACCCCATTATTGGTCTTAAAGCCTTAAAAGACATTGCACGCGTTGGGCAAACAAAACTCAATATTAACGATATTGTTTTTAAAATTGGTCCCCGTATCAATGCTGCTGGTCGCATTGAAAATGGCACTAAAGCAGTAGAACTGCTCACTTCCGAAACCGAAGCTGAAGCTCGTCGTCATGCCCGTGATATAGATGAATGCAACGAAGACCGTAAGTCACTCGACCAAAAAATATTTCAAGAAGCGGTCGAAATGATTGAAAATGACGAAACATATAAACATAAAAAAACTACAGTTCTCTTTAATCAAAATTGGCACAAAGGAGTAATTGGCATTGTTGCTTCTCGTTTAATCGAATATTACTACCGACCTACTATTATACTTACTCAATCAAATGGCATAATCAACGGATCTGCAAGAACCGTTGATGGATTCGATTTATATAATGCTATCGATAAATGCGGACACCTACTTGAAAATTATGGTGGCCATATGTTTGCAGCAGGACTTTCGCTCAAACCCGAAAAGCTTTATACGTTTATCGAAACTTTCGAAAAAATTGTAGCTTCTTCTATTACCGACGAGCTCTTAATTCCCCACATAGAAATTGACGATGTACTCGAATTTAAAGACATAGATGCACGCTTTTTTAAGATATTGCACAAGTTTGAACCCTTTGGGCCAGGAAACATGACTCCTATATTTGCATCATACGACGTTTACGATGCCGGATCTGGAAAAACTGTTGGTAAAAATAACGAACATCTTAAACTCGATTTAAAACAAGAAAGTAGTAAAAACTATTTTTTCCCTGCCATCGCATTTAACTTTGGCTATAAAGTAGATGAACTTATTCATACAAAAAAATTTAATGTTTGCTACTCTATTGATAAAAACGAATTCATGAATAAAGAAACACTTCAACTTCGAATCCGCGATATACAAATTCCAAACGAAACAAACGAAATTGAATAA
- the lipB gene encoding lipoyl(octanoyl) transferase LipB, translated as MYKVEYHNIGLIEYKKAWDYQEELHAQILKNRENINQNNFLGYLIFCEHPHVYTLGNSGNNSNLLISNEMLNRIHATYYKTNRGGDITYHGPGQIVGYPIFDLQKINLGIKKYIYNIEEVIIQTLSDYNIQAERLEGATGVWLDAHHPQKARKICAIGVRVSHWISMHGFAFNINTDLNYFNYINPCGFKDKGVTSLQKELGQPVPMNEVITKLLNHFSLIFNIRT; from the coding sequence ATGTATAAGGTTGAATATCATAATATTGGATTAATAGAGTATAAAAAAGCGTGGGACTATCAAGAAGAACTACACGCCCAAATATTAAAAAATAGAGAAAACATCAATCAAAATAATTTCTTAGGCTATCTAATATTTTGCGAACACCCCCACGTCTATACACTCGGCAATAGTGGAAACAACTCTAATTTACTCATTAGCAACGAAATGTTAAACCGTATCCACGCAACATACTATAAAACTAACAGAGGCGGTGACATTACTTACCACGGTCCTGGTCAAATTGTAGGTTATCCCATTTTCGATTTGCAAAAGATAAACTTAGGTATAAAAAAATATATATATAATATTGAAGAAGTCATAATACAAACTTTATCCGATTACAACATTCAAGCAGAAAGATTAGAAGGTGCAACAGGCGTATGGCTCGATGCTCACCATCCTCAAAAAGCACGTAAAATATGCGCTATAGGTGTTCGTGTCTCACATTGGATAAGCATGCATGGCTTTGCCTTTAATATAAACACCGATCTTAACTATTTCAACTATATCAATCCTTGTGGTTTTAAAGACAAAGGGGTTACTTCATTACAAAAAGAATTAGGGCAACCCGTTCCTATGAATGAAGTTATAACCAAATTGCTGAACCATTTTTCACTAATATTTAACATCAGAACATGA
- a CDS encoding glycosyltransferase family 2 protein: MTENIKLSVVIITYNEEKNIARCIEAARIVADEIVVVDSFSKDKTKEICLSYGVKFVEHAFEGHIQQKNYAITQATYPYVLSLDADEVLTKELQESILKVKQNWTHDGYYVNRITNYCGKWIRHGGWYPDKKLRLWYAPKGQWTGINPHDRFEMEAGCSTTLLKGDLLHYSYYSIHQHLDQVNKFTEIGAQADFERGRKVTFCGMIIKSIWKFKRDFIFKGGFLDGYYGFIIAVISAFAAFAKYAKIRELYTKRQKT; encoded by the coding sequence ATGACTGAAAACATAAAACTATCTGTAGTAATCATAACCTACAACGAAGAAAAAAACATTGCTCGTTGCATCGAAGCCGCCCGAATAGTAGCAGACGAAATCGTTGTGGTTGATTCATTTTCAAAAGATAAAACAAAAGAAATATGCTTGTCGTATGGAGTAAAATTTGTTGAGCATGCATTCGAAGGGCATATTCAACAAAAAAATTATGCCATTACTCAAGCCACATATCCTTATGTGTTGTCTTTAGATGCTGACGAAGTATTGACAAAAGAACTGCAAGAGTCCATTTTAAAAGTAAAACAAAATTGGACACACGATGGATACTACGTCAATCGCATTACCAACTATTGTGGTAAATGGATACGACATGGTGGGTGGTATCCCGATAAAAAATTACGTTTATGGTATGCTCCCAAAGGTCAATGGACAGGTATTAATCCACACGACCGTTTCGAAATGGAAGCTGGATGCTCAACAACTTTATTAAAAGGCGATCTTCTCCATTATTCGTATTATTCCATTCATCAACATTTGGATCAAGTAAATAAATTTACTGAAATAGGAGCTCAAGCCGATTTTGAAAGAGGCAGAAAAGTAACATTTTGCGGAATGATTATTAAATCAATTTGGAAATTTAAACGTGATTTTATTTTTAAGGGAGGATTTTTAGATGGATATTATGGCTTTATCATCGCTGTGATCTCTGCATTTGCAGCATTTGCAAAATATGCCAAAATACGTGAATTATACACAAAAAGGCAAAAAACATAA